A genome region from Paralichthys olivaceus isolate ysfri-2021 chromosome 6, ASM2471397v2, whole genome shotgun sequence includes the following:
- the fmnl3 gene encoding formin-like protein 3 isoform X1: MGNIESVDGQSEMMKHHIMPLKVPMPDPNELEEKFAIVLNSMNLPPDKARLLRQYDNEKKWDLICDQERFQVKNPPHTYIQKLRGYLDPGVTRKKFRRRVQESTKVLRELEISLRTNHIGWVREFLNDENRGLDVLVEYLSFAQCAVMLDFEGLENGEEGFLDKSKSWSRSIEDLHHSGSQPFCNTLVRSARQSVLRYGSVSNSKTIKNSRLVSQKDDVHVCIMCLRAIMNYQYGFNMVMSHAHAVNEIALSLNNKNSRTKALVLELLAAVCLVRGGHEIILSAFDNFKEVCKEKHRFERLMDHFRSEEGNIDFMVACMQFVNIVVHSVEDMNFRVHLQYEFTKLGLDDYLEKCKHTESDKLSVQIQAYLDNVFDVGGLLEDAETKNAALEKVEELEEHLSHVTEKVLEVENETMMKVADLEKLLLQKDKDLLAIRETYESSNTQVNTLRRMIKEKDAAFQRHFNIERRLLELEQQGTIRLHKKPDGDIAIEPLGVGGGGGTGLGIPLGDIRQLSLGPTAGLTEPGGPDTSLPPASEAPPPPPPPPPPPPPLPSASGLGAPVPPPPPPPAPPLTDASPSVILSLGLSAIRIKKPIKTKFRLPVFNWTALKPNQINGTVFNEIDDERVLEELDLERFEELFKTRAQGPIVDLACTKSKVAQKTVNKVTLLDANRSKNLAITLRKANKSTEEICKAIEKFDLKALPVDFVECLMRFLPTETEIKVLRQYERERRPLDQLAEEDRFMLFFSKIERLTQRMNIITFVGNFADNVNMLTPQLNAIIAASGSVKSSPKLKRVLEIILALGNYMNSSKRGCVYGFKLQSLDLLLDTKSTDRKMTLLHYIALIIKEKYPELANFCNELHFVDKAAAVSLENVLLDVRELGKGMDLIRRECSLHDHSVLKGFVQASDSQLDKLQKDAKTAEEAFNNVVNYFGESAKTTPPSVFFPVFVRFIKAYKDAVLGNEQRKKQEEAMREKLLAQEAKQHEPKVQAQKKRQQQQELIAELRKRQAKDHRPVYEGKDGTIEDIITVLKSVPFTARTAKRGSRFFCEANLCDDANC; encoded by the exons AATTCTATGAACCTGCCTCCAGACAAAGCCCGGCTCCTCAGACAGTATGACAATGAGAAGAAATGGGACCTGATCTGCGACCAG GAGAGGTTTCAGGTGAAGAATCCGCCTCACACCTACATCCAGAAGCTGCGAGGATACTTAGACCCCGGAGTCACACGCAAG AAGTTCCGCAGGCGGGTGCAGGAATCTACAAAAGTCTTGAGGGAGCTGGAGATATCGCTGCGGACAAACCACATTGG GTGGGTGAGGGAGTTCCTCAATGATGAGAACAGAGGTCTCGACGTCCTGGTGGAGTATCTCTCCTTTGCTCAGTGTGCTGTCAT GTTGGATTTTGAGGGGCTGGAGAATGGGGAGGAAGGCTTCTTGGACAAGTCTAAGTCTTGGAGCAGGTCTATAGAGGATCTGCACCATTCGGGAAGCCAACCCTTCTGCAACACACTGGTGCGCTCTGCCCGCCAGTCTGTCCTCCG CTATGGCTCAGTCTCCAACAGCAAAACCATCAAAAACTCCCGCCTCGTGAGCCAAAAGGATGATGTGCACGTGTGCATCATGTGCTTGAGAGCAATCATGAACTACCAG TATGGCTTCAATATGGTCATGTCTCACGCACACGCAGTCAATGAAATTGCTCTCAGCTTGAACAATAAGAACTCACG GACGAAAGCTTTAGTCCTTGAGCTGCTGGCTGCCGTCTGTCTAGTCCGAGGAGGTCATGAGATCATCCTTTCAGCATTTGATAACTTCAAAGAG GTGTGTAAGGAGAAGCATCGCTTTGAGAGACTGATGGACCACTTCCGCAGTGAGGAGGGAAACATCGATTTTATG GTTGCTTGCATGCAGTTCGTCAACATCGTGGTCCACTCGGTTGAGGACATGAACTTCAGGGTCCATCTGCAGTATGAGTTCACCAAGCTGGGACTGGATGATTATCTGGAG AAATGTAAACATACAGAGAGTGACAAGCTGTCGGTGCAGATCCAGGCCTACCTGGATAACGTGTTCGACGTGGGTGGTCTGCTGGAAGATGCAGAGACCAAGAATGCAGCGCTGGAGAAGGTGGAGGAACTGGAGGAGCACCTGTCCCAT gtGACGGAGAAGGTGCTGGAGGTTGAGAATGAAACGATGATGAAAGTAGCTGATTTGGAGAAGCTGCTCCTTCAGAAAGATAAGGACCTGCTAGCAATCCGG GAGACGTACGAGTCGAGCAACACCCAGGTCAACACCCTGAGGAGGATGATCAAGGAGAAGGATGCTGCCTTCCAGAGGCACTTCAACATTGAGAGGCGGCTGCTGGAGCTCGAGCAGCAAGGCACCATCCGTTTGCACAAGAAGCCTGATGGAGACATTGCAATCGAGCCGCTTGGtgtgggtggtggggggggcacTGGCCTCGGGATCCCTCTGGGTGACATCAGGCAGCTGTCTCTGGGGCCGACAGCAGGGCTGACGGAACCTGGAGGGCCCGACACCAGTTTACCCCCAGCCAGTGAAGCTCCCCCACCGCCTCCCCcgcctccaccacctccccctcccctgccCTCAGCCTCAG GCCTAGGTGCACCAGTCCCaccaccgcctcctcctcctgctccacctcTAACAGATGCTTCTCCCTCAGTTATCCTGAGTTTGGGTCTGTCAG CCATCAGAATCAAGAAGCCCATCAAGACTAAGTTCCGCCTGCCTGTGTTTAACTGGACAGCCCTGAAGCCCAATCAGATCAATGGCACGGTCTTCAATGAAATTGATGATGAACGTGTGTTGGAG GAGTTGGATCTGGAGAGGTTTGAGGAGCTCTTTAAAACCAGAGCCCAGGGTCCGATTGTTGATCTCGCCTGCACAAAGAGCAAAGTGGCCCAGAAGACGGTGAACAAAGTCACCCTGCTGGACGCTAATCGCTCCAAGAACTTAGCCATCACACTGCGAAAGGCAAACAAGTCTACAGAGGAGATCTGCAAAGCAATAGAGAA GTTTGACCTCAAGGCCTTACCTGTTGACTTCGTGGAGTGCCTGATGCGCTTCCTGCCCACAGAGACGGAGATCAAGGTGCTGCGTCAGTATGAGCGCGAGCGGCGGCCACTGGACCAGCTGGCAGAGGAGGATCgcttcatgttgtttttcagcAAGATTGAGAGACTCACGCAGAGGATGAATATCATCACCTTTGTCGGGAACTTTGCAGACAATGTCAACATGCTGACGCCGCAGCTCAACGCCATCATCGCTGCTTCGGGATCTGTCAAATCCTCACCCAAGCTGAAGAGGGTGCTTGAG ATCATCTTAGCTTTGGGAAACTACATGAACAGCAGCAAGAGAGGATGTGTTTATGGCTTCAAATTACAAAGTCTCGATCTG TTGCTGGACACTAAgtccacagacagaaaaatgacgTTACTCCACTACATAGCGCTCATCATTAAAGAGAAATACCCTGAACTGGCCAACTTCTGCAACGAACTGCACTTTGTGGATAAAGCTGCAGCGG TATCTCTGGAAAACGTGCTGCTGGATGTGCGAGAGCTGGGGAAAGGCATGGACCTGATCCGCAGAGAGTGCAGTCTCCACGACCATTCAGTCCTGAAAGGCTTCGTCCAGGCCAGTGACTCACAGCTGGACAAGCTGCAGAAGGACGCGAAGACAGCAGAG GAAGCCTTCAACAATGTGGTGAACTACTTCGGAGAGAGTGCCAAGACGACTCCACCCTCGGTGTTTTTCCCTGTGTTTGTGCGCTTCATCAAAGCCTACAAG GATGCAGTGTTGGGAAAcgagcagaggaagaagcaggaggAAGCGATGAGAGAAAAGTTATTGGCTCAGGAGGCTAAACAGCACGAACCTAAG GTCCAGGCCCAGAagaagaggcagcagcagcaggagctgaTCGCAGAGCTGCGCAAGCGGCAAGCCAAGGACCATCGGCCTGTGTATGAGGGCAAGGACGGAACTATTGAGGACATCATCACAG tACTGAAGAGCGTGCCCTTCACAGCCCGCACTGCTAAACGCGGCTCACGGTTCTTCTGTGAAGCCAACCTCTGCGACGACGCCAACTGCTAG
- the fmnl3 gene encoding formin-like protein 3 isoform X3: protein MGNIESVDGQSEMMKHHIMPLKVPMPDPNELEEKFAIVLNSMNLPPDKARLLRQYDNEKKWDLICDQERFQVKNPPHTYIQKLRGYLDPGVTRKKFRRRVQESTKVLRELEISLRTNHIGWVREFLNDENRGLDVLVEYLSFAQCAVMLDFEGLENGEEGFLDKSKSWSRSIEDLHHSGSQPFCNTLVRSARQSVLRYGSVSNSKTIKNSRLVSQKDDVHVCIMCLRAIMNYQYGFNMVMSHAHAVNEIALSLNNKNSRTKALVLELLAAVCLVRGGHEIILSAFDNFKEVCKEKHRFERLMDHFRSEEGNIDFMVACMQFVNIVVHSVEDMNFRVHLQYEFTKLGLDDYLEKCKHTESDKLSVQIQAYLDNVFDVGGLLEDAETKNAALEKVEELEEHLSHVTEKVLEVENETMMKVADLEKLLLQKDKDLLAIRETYESSNTQVNTLRRMIKEKDAAFQRHFNIERRLLELEQQGTIRLHKKPDGDIAIEPLGVGGGGGTGLGIPLGDIRQLSLGPTAGLTEPGGPDTSLPPASEAPPPPPPPPPPPPPLPSASGLGAPVPPPPPPPAPPLTDASPSVILSLGLSAIRIKKPIKTKFRLPVFNWTALKPNQINGTVFNEIDDERVLEELDLERFEELFKTRAQGPIVDLACTKSKVAQKTVNKVTLLDANRSKNLAITLRKANKSTEEICKAIEKFDLKALPVDFVECLMRFLPTETEIKVLRQYERERRPLDQLAEEDRFMLFFSKIERLTQRMNIITFVGNFADNVNMLTPQLNAIIAASGSVKSSPKLKRVLEIILALGNYMNSSKRGCVYGFKLQSLDLLLDTKSTDRKMTLLHYIALIIKEKYPELANFCNELHFVDKAAAVSLENVLLDVRELGKGMDLIRRECSLHDHSVLKGFVQASDSQLDKLQKDAKTAEEAFNNVVNYFGESAKTTPPSVFFPVFVRFIKAYKDAVLGNEQRKKQEEAMREKLLAQEAKQHEPKVQAQKKRQQQQELIAELRKRQAKDHRPVYEGKDGTIEDIITAEKKINDSISHS, encoded by the exons AATTCTATGAACCTGCCTCCAGACAAAGCCCGGCTCCTCAGACAGTATGACAATGAGAAGAAATGGGACCTGATCTGCGACCAG GAGAGGTTTCAGGTGAAGAATCCGCCTCACACCTACATCCAGAAGCTGCGAGGATACTTAGACCCCGGAGTCACACGCAAG AAGTTCCGCAGGCGGGTGCAGGAATCTACAAAAGTCTTGAGGGAGCTGGAGATATCGCTGCGGACAAACCACATTGG GTGGGTGAGGGAGTTCCTCAATGATGAGAACAGAGGTCTCGACGTCCTGGTGGAGTATCTCTCCTTTGCTCAGTGTGCTGTCAT GTTGGATTTTGAGGGGCTGGAGAATGGGGAGGAAGGCTTCTTGGACAAGTCTAAGTCTTGGAGCAGGTCTATAGAGGATCTGCACCATTCGGGAAGCCAACCCTTCTGCAACACACTGGTGCGCTCTGCCCGCCAGTCTGTCCTCCG CTATGGCTCAGTCTCCAACAGCAAAACCATCAAAAACTCCCGCCTCGTGAGCCAAAAGGATGATGTGCACGTGTGCATCATGTGCTTGAGAGCAATCATGAACTACCAG TATGGCTTCAATATGGTCATGTCTCACGCACACGCAGTCAATGAAATTGCTCTCAGCTTGAACAATAAGAACTCACG GACGAAAGCTTTAGTCCTTGAGCTGCTGGCTGCCGTCTGTCTAGTCCGAGGAGGTCATGAGATCATCCTTTCAGCATTTGATAACTTCAAAGAG GTGTGTAAGGAGAAGCATCGCTTTGAGAGACTGATGGACCACTTCCGCAGTGAGGAGGGAAACATCGATTTTATG GTTGCTTGCATGCAGTTCGTCAACATCGTGGTCCACTCGGTTGAGGACATGAACTTCAGGGTCCATCTGCAGTATGAGTTCACCAAGCTGGGACTGGATGATTATCTGGAG AAATGTAAACATACAGAGAGTGACAAGCTGTCGGTGCAGATCCAGGCCTACCTGGATAACGTGTTCGACGTGGGTGGTCTGCTGGAAGATGCAGAGACCAAGAATGCAGCGCTGGAGAAGGTGGAGGAACTGGAGGAGCACCTGTCCCAT gtGACGGAGAAGGTGCTGGAGGTTGAGAATGAAACGATGATGAAAGTAGCTGATTTGGAGAAGCTGCTCCTTCAGAAAGATAAGGACCTGCTAGCAATCCGG GAGACGTACGAGTCGAGCAACACCCAGGTCAACACCCTGAGGAGGATGATCAAGGAGAAGGATGCTGCCTTCCAGAGGCACTTCAACATTGAGAGGCGGCTGCTGGAGCTCGAGCAGCAAGGCACCATCCGTTTGCACAAGAAGCCTGATGGAGACATTGCAATCGAGCCGCTTGGtgtgggtggtggggggggcacTGGCCTCGGGATCCCTCTGGGTGACATCAGGCAGCTGTCTCTGGGGCCGACAGCAGGGCTGACGGAACCTGGAGGGCCCGACACCAGTTTACCCCCAGCCAGTGAAGCTCCCCCACCGCCTCCCCcgcctccaccacctccccctcccctgccCTCAGCCTCAG GCCTAGGTGCACCAGTCCCaccaccgcctcctcctcctgctccacctcTAACAGATGCTTCTCCCTCAGTTATCCTGAGTTTGGGTCTGTCAG CCATCAGAATCAAGAAGCCCATCAAGACTAAGTTCCGCCTGCCTGTGTTTAACTGGACAGCCCTGAAGCCCAATCAGATCAATGGCACGGTCTTCAATGAAATTGATGATGAACGTGTGTTGGAG GAGTTGGATCTGGAGAGGTTTGAGGAGCTCTTTAAAACCAGAGCCCAGGGTCCGATTGTTGATCTCGCCTGCACAAAGAGCAAAGTGGCCCAGAAGACGGTGAACAAAGTCACCCTGCTGGACGCTAATCGCTCCAAGAACTTAGCCATCACACTGCGAAAGGCAAACAAGTCTACAGAGGAGATCTGCAAAGCAATAGAGAA GTTTGACCTCAAGGCCTTACCTGTTGACTTCGTGGAGTGCCTGATGCGCTTCCTGCCCACAGAGACGGAGATCAAGGTGCTGCGTCAGTATGAGCGCGAGCGGCGGCCACTGGACCAGCTGGCAGAGGAGGATCgcttcatgttgtttttcagcAAGATTGAGAGACTCACGCAGAGGATGAATATCATCACCTTTGTCGGGAACTTTGCAGACAATGTCAACATGCTGACGCCGCAGCTCAACGCCATCATCGCTGCTTCGGGATCTGTCAAATCCTCACCCAAGCTGAAGAGGGTGCTTGAG ATCATCTTAGCTTTGGGAAACTACATGAACAGCAGCAAGAGAGGATGTGTTTATGGCTTCAAATTACAAAGTCTCGATCTG TTGCTGGACACTAAgtccacagacagaaaaatgacgTTACTCCACTACATAGCGCTCATCATTAAAGAGAAATACCCTGAACTGGCCAACTTCTGCAACGAACTGCACTTTGTGGATAAAGCTGCAGCGG TATCTCTGGAAAACGTGCTGCTGGATGTGCGAGAGCTGGGGAAAGGCATGGACCTGATCCGCAGAGAGTGCAGTCTCCACGACCATTCAGTCCTGAAAGGCTTCGTCCAGGCCAGTGACTCACAGCTGGACAAGCTGCAGAAGGACGCGAAGACAGCAGAG GAAGCCTTCAACAATGTGGTGAACTACTTCGGAGAGAGTGCCAAGACGACTCCACCCTCGGTGTTTTTCCCTGTGTTTGTGCGCTTCATCAAAGCCTACAAG GATGCAGTGTTGGGAAAcgagcagaggaagaagcaggaggAAGCGATGAGAGAAAAGTTATTGGCTCAGGAGGCTAAACAGCACGAACCTAAG GTCCAGGCCCAGAagaagaggcagcagcagcaggagctgaTCGCAGAGCTGCGCAAGCGGCAAGCCAAGGACCATCGGCCTGTGTATGAGGGCAAGGACGGAACTATTGAGGACATCATCACAG CTGAAAAGAAGATTAATGACAGTATTTCCCACTCCTAA
- the fmnl3 gene encoding formin-like protein 3 isoform X2: MGNIESVDGQSEMMKHHIMPLKVPMPDPNELEEKFAIVLNSMNLPPDKARLLRQYDNEKKWDLICDQERFQVKNPPHTYIQKLRGYLDPGVTRKKFRRRVQESTKVLRELEISLRTNHIGWVREFLNDENRGLDVLVEYLSFAQCAVMLDFEGLENGEEGFLDKSKSWSRSIEDLHHSGSQPFCNTLVRSARQSVLRYGSVSNSKTIKNSRLVSQKDDVHVCIMCLRAIMNYQYGFNMVMSHAHAVNEIALSLNNKNSRTKALVLELLAAVCLVRGGHEIILSAFDNFKEVCKEKHRFERLMDHFRSEEGNIDFMVACMQFVNIVVHSVEDMNFRVHLQYEFTKLGLDDYLEKCKHTESDKLSVQIQAYLDNVFDVGGLLEDAETKNAALEKVEELEEHLSHVTEKVLEVENETMMKVADLEKLLLQKDKDLLAIRETYESSNTQVNTLRRMIKEKDAAFQRHFNIERRLLELEQQGTIRLHKKPDGDIAIEPLGVGGGGGTGLGIPLGDIRQLSLGPTAGLTEPGGPDTSLPPASEAPPPPPPPPPPPPPLPSASGLGAPVPPPPPPPAPPLTDASPSVILSLGLSAIRIKKPIKTKFRLPVFNWTALKPNQINGTVFNEIDDERVLEELDLERFEELFKTRAQGPIVDLACTKSKVAQKTVNKVTLLDANRSKNLAITLRKANKSTEEICKAIEKFDLKALPVDFVECLMRFLPTETEIKVLRQYERERRPLDQLAEEDRFMLFFSKIERLTQRMNIITFVGNFADNVNMLTPQLNAIIAASGSVKSSPKLKRVLEIILALGNYMNSSKRGCVYGFKLQSLDLLLDTKSTDRKMTLLHYIALIIKEKYPELANFCNELHFVDKAAAVSLENVLLDVRELGKGMDLIRRECSLHDHSVLKGFVQASDSQLDKLQKDAKTAEEAFNNVVNYFGESAKTTPPSVFFPVFVRFIKAYKDAVLGNEQRKKQEEAMREKLLAQEAKQHEPKVQAQKKRQQQQELIAELRKRQAKDHRPVYEGKDGTIEDIITDLRNQPFLRADALIRSGWKRP, from the exons AATTCTATGAACCTGCCTCCAGACAAAGCCCGGCTCCTCAGACAGTATGACAATGAGAAGAAATGGGACCTGATCTGCGACCAG GAGAGGTTTCAGGTGAAGAATCCGCCTCACACCTACATCCAGAAGCTGCGAGGATACTTAGACCCCGGAGTCACACGCAAG AAGTTCCGCAGGCGGGTGCAGGAATCTACAAAAGTCTTGAGGGAGCTGGAGATATCGCTGCGGACAAACCACATTGG GTGGGTGAGGGAGTTCCTCAATGATGAGAACAGAGGTCTCGACGTCCTGGTGGAGTATCTCTCCTTTGCTCAGTGTGCTGTCAT GTTGGATTTTGAGGGGCTGGAGAATGGGGAGGAAGGCTTCTTGGACAAGTCTAAGTCTTGGAGCAGGTCTATAGAGGATCTGCACCATTCGGGAAGCCAACCCTTCTGCAACACACTGGTGCGCTCTGCCCGCCAGTCTGTCCTCCG CTATGGCTCAGTCTCCAACAGCAAAACCATCAAAAACTCCCGCCTCGTGAGCCAAAAGGATGATGTGCACGTGTGCATCATGTGCTTGAGAGCAATCATGAACTACCAG TATGGCTTCAATATGGTCATGTCTCACGCACACGCAGTCAATGAAATTGCTCTCAGCTTGAACAATAAGAACTCACG GACGAAAGCTTTAGTCCTTGAGCTGCTGGCTGCCGTCTGTCTAGTCCGAGGAGGTCATGAGATCATCCTTTCAGCATTTGATAACTTCAAAGAG GTGTGTAAGGAGAAGCATCGCTTTGAGAGACTGATGGACCACTTCCGCAGTGAGGAGGGAAACATCGATTTTATG GTTGCTTGCATGCAGTTCGTCAACATCGTGGTCCACTCGGTTGAGGACATGAACTTCAGGGTCCATCTGCAGTATGAGTTCACCAAGCTGGGACTGGATGATTATCTGGAG AAATGTAAACATACAGAGAGTGACAAGCTGTCGGTGCAGATCCAGGCCTACCTGGATAACGTGTTCGACGTGGGTGGTCTGCTGGAAGATGCAGAGACCAAGAATGCAGCGCTGGAGAAGGTGGAGGAACTGGAGGAGCACCTGTCCCAT gtGACGGAGAAGGTGCTGGAGGTTGAGAATGAAACGATGATGAAAGTAGCTGATTTGGAGAAGCTGCTCCTTCAGAAAGATAAGGACCTGCTAGCAATCCGG GAGACGTACGAGTCGAGCAACACCCAGGTCAACACCCTGAGGAGGATGATCAAGGAGAAGGATGCTGCCTTCCAGAGGCACTTCAACATTGAGAGGCGGCTGCTGGAGCTCGAGCAGCAAGGCACCATCCGTTTGCACAAGAAGCCTGATGGAGACATTGCAATCGAGCCGCTTGGtgtgggtggtggggggggcacTGGCCTCGGGATCCCTCTGGGTGACATCAGGCAGCTGTCTCTGGGGCCGACAGCAGGGCTGACGGAACCTGGAGGGCCCGACACCAGTTTACCCCCAGCCAGTGAAGCTCCCCCACCGCCTCCCCcgcctccaccacctccccctcccctgccCTCAGCCTCAG GCCTAGGTGCACCAGTCCCaccaccgcctcctcctcctgctccacctcTAACAGATGCTTCTCCCTCAGTTATCCTGAGTTTGGGTCTGTCAG CCATCAGAATCAAGAAGCCCATCAAGACTAAGTTCCGCCTGCCTGTGTTTAACTGGACAGCCCTGAAGCCCAATCAGATCAATGGCACGGTCTTCAATGAAATTGATGATGAACGTGTGTTGGAG GAGTTGGATCTGGAGAGGTTTGAGGAGCTCTTTAAAACCAGAGCCCAGGGTCCGATTGTTGATCTCGCCTGCACAAAGAGCAAAGTGGCCCAGAAGACGGTGAACAAAGTCACCCTGCTGGACGCTAATCGCTCCAAGAACTTAGCCATCACACTGCGAAAGGCAAACAAGTCTACAGAGGAGATCTGCAAAGCAATAGAGAA GTTTGACCTCAAGGCCTTACCTGTTGACTTCGTGGAGTGCCTGATGCGCTTCCTGCCCACAGAGACGGAGATCAAGGTGCTGCGTCAGTATGAGCGCGAGCGGCGGCCACTGGACCAGCTGGCAGAGGAGGATCgcttcatgttgtttttcagcAAGATTGAGAGACTCACGCAGAGGATGAATATCATCACCTTTGTCGGGAACTTTGCAGACAATGTCAACATGCTGACGCCGCAGCTCAACGCCATCATCGCTGCTTCGGGATCTGTCAAATCCTCACCCAAGCTGAAGAGGGTGCTTGAG ATCATCTTAGCTTTGGGAAACTACATGAACAGCAGCAAGAGAGGATGTGTTTATGGCTTCAAATTACAAAGTCTCGATCTG TTGCTGGACACTAAgtccacagacagaaaaatgacgTTACTCCACTACATAGCGCTCATCATTAAAGAGAAATACCCTGAACTGGCCAACTTCTGCAACGAACTGCACTTTGTGGATAAAGCTGCAGCGG TATCTCTGGAAAACGTGCTGCTGGATGTGCGAGAGCTGGGGAAAGGCATGGACCTGATCCGCAGAGAGTGCAGTCTCCACGACCATTCAGTCCTGAAAGGCTTCGTCCAGGCCAGTGACTCACAGCTGGACAAGCTGCAGAAGGACGCGAAGACAGCAGAG GAAGCCTTCAACAATGTGGTGAACTACTTCGGAGAGAGTGCCAAGACGACTCCACCCTCGGTGTTTTTCCCTGTGTTTGTGCGCTTCATCAAAGCCTACAAG GATGCAGTGTTGGGAAAcgagcagaggaagaagcaggaggAAGCGATGAGAGAAAAGTTATTGGCTCAGGAGGCTAAACAGCACGAACCTAAG GTCCAGGCCCAGAagaagaggcagcagcagcaggagctgaTCGCAGAGCTGCGCAAGCGGCAAGCCAAGGACCATCGGCCTGTGTATGAGGGCAAGGACGGAACTATTGAGGACATCATCACAG ATCTTCGAAACCAGCCCTTCCTGCGAGCTGATGCGTTGATCCGGAGCGGTTGGAAGAGACCCTAA